The following coding sequences lie in one Lysobacter capsici genomic window:
- a CDS encoding nuclear transport factor 2 family protein has product MSKANKSVLEAANRAISEGNIEGFLSFCSDDLEWTTVGKQTLNGKDAVRRWMKAAYVEPPRFSVTDLVAEADLVTAIGEIAVKDEQGRLVRSSYCDVWRFRDGKRAQLRAFVVDAGGDAS; this is encoded by the coding sequence ATGTCCAAGGCAAACAAGTCCGTTCTGGAAGCCGCCAACCGGGCGATCAGCGAAGGAAACATCGAAGGCTTCCTGTCGTTTTGCAGCGACGACCTCGAGTGGACGACGGTGGGCAAGCAAACCCTCAATGGAAAGGATGCGGTCCGTCGATGGATGAAAGCCGCCTACGTGGAGCCGCCCAGGTTCAGCGTGACCGACCTGGTCGCGGAAGCCGATCTGGTCACCGCGATCGGCGAAATCGCGGTCAAGGACGAGCAAGGCAGACTGGTTCGCAGCTCGTACTGCGACGTGTGGCGTTTCCGCGACGGAAAGAGGGCGCAGCTGCGGGCGTTCGTGGTCGATGCCGGCGGCGATGCGTCCTGA
- a CDS encoding helix-turn-helix domain-containing protein, whose translation MDDSTPLGRIAGPELDRVSVLTDAPARTQDPAAPIDRRVVLLDRGQVALDGALLRRLRQDRLLSQQDLADECWRRNIRVSIATIKRVEAGRAVRFRIAHELARCFDVPVMQIVRPAPALFAEAGTA comes from the coding sequence ATGGACGACTCCACCCCACTCGGCCGCATCGCAGGACCGGAGTTGGACCGCGTATCCGTCCTCACCGATGCGCCCGCGCGCACCCAGGATCCCGCCGCGCCGATCGACCGTCGCGTTGTGCTGCTGGACCGCGGCCAGGTCGCGCTCGACGGTGCGCTGCTGCGTCGGCTGCGCCAGGACCGGCTGCTGAGCCAACAGGATCTGGCCGACGAATGCTGGCGGCGCAACATCCGCGTCTCCATCGCCACCATCAAGCGGGTGGAAGCCGGCCGCGCCGTGCGCTTTCGTATCGCCCACGAACTGGCGCGCTGCTTCGACGTCCCGGTCATGCAGATCGTTCGCCCCGCGCCAGCGCTTTTCGCCGAAGCCGGCACCGCGTGA